In one Nitrososphaera viennensis EN76 genomic region, the following are encoded:
- the purM gene encoding phosphoribosylformylglycinamidine cyclo-ligase, with the protein MTYRDAGVDVGKIRTAQKSIGDIISATHKMISAGKVLSGFGHYAGLVRLGSQTLALHSDGVGTKVLVAQLMNKFDTVGIDCVAMNVNDIICVGAKPVAFIDYIALRQANEKLLEQIAHGLVEGAKQSQMAIVGGETAVLPDVIAGEENAFDLAGMVLGTVDGGKPLLGGAIKPGDVILGVESSGLHSNGYTLARKVLLSKYSVDDSAEHLVQTVGEELLIPTRIYVKPVMELFKKKIAMHGLANITGGSFTKLPRLNKNVQYCLDGLPAPTGIFLQIQVDGNIETGEMYRTFNMGIGFCVIAPKASTEQVIRTFKRYKMGCKAVGRIEKGTGVVATLEGKKKQAL; encoded by the coding sequence ATGACATACCGCGACGCCGGCGTCGATGTCGGCAAGATCCGCACCGCGCAAAAGTCGATAGGAGACATCATTTCTGCCACGCACAAGATGATCTCCGCGGGAAAGGTGCTTTCCGGCTTTGGGCATTACGCGGGGCTTGTCAGGCTCGGCTCGCAGACGCTTGCGCTGCACTCTGATGGCGTGGGCACAAAAGTGCTTGTCGCGCAGCTCATGAACAAATTCGACACCGTTGGCATCGACTGCGTCGCAATGAACGTGAACGACATTATTTGCGTCGGTGCAAAGCCTGTGGCATTCATCGACTATATCGCGCTCAGGCAGGCGAACGAAAAACTGCTTGAGCAAATCGCACACGGGCTGGTGGAAGGCGCCAAGCAGTCGCAGATGGCAATCGTGGGAGGCGAGACTGCTGTCCTGCCTGATGTCATAGCAGGTGAGGAAAACGCGTTTGACCTTGCCGGCATGGTACTTGGGACCGTGGATGGTGGCAAGCCGCTCCTTGGTGGCGCGATAAAACCCGGCGACGTCATCCTTGGCGTAGAGAGCAGCGGGCTGCATTCAAACGGATATACCCTTGCGCGAAAAGTGTTGTTATCGAAATACTCTGTAGATGACAGCGCCGAGCATCTTGTCCAGACGGTGGGCGAAGAGCTGTTGATCCCGACGCGGATCTACGTAAAGCCGGTGATGGAGCTTTTCAAAAAGAAGATCGCGATGCACGGCCTTGCCAACATCACGGGAGGCTCGTTTACAAAATTGCCGCGCCTGAACAAAAACGTGCAGTACTGCCTTGACGGCCTGCCTGCCCCGACGGGCATATTCCTGCAGATACAGGTAGACGGCAACATCGAGACAGGCGAAATGTACCGCACGTTTAACATGGGAATAGGCTTTTGCGTCATTGCGCCAAAGGCAAGTACCGAGCAGGTCATCCGCACGTTCAAGAGATACAAGATGGGCTGCAAGGCAGTCGGCAGGATAGAGAAAGGAACAGGCGTCGTCGCAACACTGGAAGGAAAAAAGAAGCAGGCGCTCTAG